In a genomic window of Nostoc sp. UHCC 0870:
- a CDS encoding TonB-dependent receptor, which produces MKPVTNFNLRLMGVMVGAFSCVLYPAIAHGETAETNNHAEFLPELENPSPPTEQEPLNIPPSLVGKGVRGLGQTTTQLKKQVSPEAETENFQISENAIPPFQPSDEIEVPLALSKLTAPIPEKLQQIPTFQPATETHLPRGLSKLIAAEPIPNPQSPVPSPQSPIPSPQSLITILTPITDSIVDVPATTVTVQFPVGSQVELRVNGVLVDASLIGKTATDGDTNLVTQTWYGVSLKDGENTLSAQIIGSTETPVTARVVVRGTASKLTIETIESRIPADGRSIATIKGQLLDINGNRSNQDAIATLIPTAGELVGTDLKPEQPGFQVEVKKGEFTAQLRSDLKAQTVRIRAVTNNLEAFTQLQFETALRPSLVTGVIDLRLGARGTNYYGSFRDFLPPDKDNSTQLDFQSAIFATGTFGEWLFTGAYNSSRSLNEDCNCDNRLFRGYQFSEQNYPVYGDSSTVDAVTPSIDSLYLRFERSSRIPGAAPDYAMWGDYNTEEFARSSQQFTAVTRQLHGFKANYNLGNLQITGFYGNNLEAFQRDTIPPDGTSGYYFLSRRLLVPGSENVFIELEELNRPGTVLQREQLNRGRDYEIDYDRGTLIFREPILRTDIDETGQVLVRRIVVSYQYDGDNSDSNIYAARLQYNFSRTLNQESWLGATYLRENQGLRGFELYGADAMISLGSQGKLTAEYAHSTNDSDIMGLVSGEAYRLEAQGEIFKGLQGRAYYRHADTGFANNATISFVPGQTRYGGQLTGRVTKTTNIRVQYDHEDNFGIAPQPLDTFEELFSPRSEAIPGSKVDNSLTTISAGIQQRLGKASIDVDWIHRDRQDRISTNALNGSSDQLRSRFTYPLANNLTFQAQNELTLSSQKDTVYPDRTILGLNWAVVSGINVSLAQQFYSGGQLAGNSITSLSVNGEHKLGTDTTLTGRYSIIGGANEITTQGALGIKNHWMIASGLRLNLAYEHVFGNFFNRTAAGQQFPQPFAPGQSASAIGFNGGDSYSVGLEYSDNPEFQASVRYEHRTSSGGSNTVISAAALGKISPALTGLVRYQQANSANQKLSGLGDTVNLKLGLAYRDPANDKFNALLRYEYRQNPATIPDTILLGSGTGSQDHTFAVEAIYAPNWQWEFYGKYALRNSTSYLANDLAGTSTVNLGQLRATYRLGYSWDLVGEARVIGQPNYTETGFVVEAGYYLSPNLRLGAGYAFGKVDDRDFSGTRSAGGLYLGVTLKLNELFDGFGLQKPVAAPQKQ; this is translated from the coding sequence ATGAAACCTGTAACTAATTTCAATTTAAGGTTAATGGGAGTGATGGTAGGGGCTTTTAGCTGTGTTTTGTATCCGGCTATAGCTCATGGTGAAACTGCTGAGACGAATAATCACGCAGAATTTTTACCAGAATTAGAAAACCCCTCGCCCCCAACAGAACAAGAACCTTTAAATATTCCCCCTTCCCTAGTAGGGAAGGGGGTTAGGGGGTTAGGTCAAACAACCACTCAATTAAAAAAGCAAGTTTCCCCAGAAGCAGAAACGGAAAATTTTCAGATTTCTGAAAACGCCATCCCACCATTTCAACCCTCAGATGAAATTGAAGTACCATTAGCTTTAAGCAAACTCACCGCACCCATCCCAGAAAAACTTCAACAAATCCCCACATTCCAACCAGCTACCGAAACCCACTTACCAAGAGGCTTAAGTAAGTTAATAGCAGCAGAACCAATCCCCAATCCCCAATCCCCAGTCCCCAGTCCCCAATCCCCAATCCCCAGTCCCCAGTCCCTAATCACAATCCTCACCCCCATAACTGACAGCATTGTAGATGTTCCAGCAACTACAGTAACGGTACAGTTTCCTGTTGGTAGTCAGGTGGAACTGCGGGTAAATGGTGTATTAGTTGATGCTTCGTTAATAGGAAAAACAGCAACCGATGGGGATACTAACTTAGTAACGCAGACATGGTATGGAGTCTCTCTGAAAGACGGTGAAAATACTCTTTCTGCTCAAATCATCGGAAGTACAGAAACACCTGTTACAGCTAGAGTAGTAGTTAGGGGAACAGCCAGCAAATTAACCATAGAAACCATTGAGTCTCGTATCCCGGCTGATGGACGTTCAATAGCTACCATTAAAGGTCAACTCCTAGATATAAATGGTAATCGATCTAATCAAGATGCGATCGCTACTTTAATCCCCACGGCTGGCGAGTTAGTAGGAACAGACTTGAAACCAGAACAACCAGGGTTTCAGGTAGAGGTGAAGAAAGGAGAATTTACAGCTCAATTGCGTTCTGATCTCAAAGCCCAAACTGTGAGAATTAGAGCCGTAACTAATAATTTAGAAGCTTTTACCCAACTGCAATTTGAAACGGCGTTGCGTCCCAGTCTGGTAACTGGGGTGATAGATTTGCGTTTAGGTGCGAGGGGAACAAACTATTACGGTAGCTTCCGTGATTTTCTCCCTCCCGATAAAGATAACAGCACCCAATTAGATTTTCAGTCAGCTATCTTTGCTACGGGTACTTTTGGCGAATGGTTATTTACGGGTGCATACAACAGTTCTCGTAGTTTGAACGAAGATTGTAACTGTGATAATCGCCTGTTTAGGGGTTATCAATTTAGCGAACAAAACTATCCCGTTTACGGTGACAGTTCCACAGTTGATGCTGTGACACCTTCCATTGATAGCCTATATCTACGTTTTGAGCGTTCCTCTCGTATCCCTGGAGCTGCCCCTGATTATGCCATGTGGGGTGACTACAATACAGAAGAGTTTGCCCGTTCTTCGCAGCAGTTTACAGCAGTAACGCGACAACTCCACGGTTTCAAAGCCAACTACAATTTAGGGAATCTGCAAATTACAGGTTTCTATGGCAATAATTTAGAGGCTTTTCAACGGGATACAATTCCTCCTGATGGGACTAGCGGTTATTATTTCCTGTCCCGTCGGCTATTAGTTCCTGGGAGTGAAAATGTCTTCATTGAGTTAGAAGAATTAAATCGCCCCGGTACAGTATTGCAACGGGAACAACTAAACAGGGGAAGAGACTACGAAATAGATTACGATCGCGGTACTCTCATTTTCCGTGAACCAATTCTGCGGACAGATATTGACGAAACGGGACAAGTTCTCGTGCGGCGGATTGTTGTTAGCTATCAATATGACGGTGACAACTCTGACAGCAACATCTATGCAGCTCGTTTGCAATACAACTTTTCCCGCACCCTCAATCAAGAAAGTTGGCTAGGTGCTACCTACCTCAGAGAAAATCAAGGATTACGGGGTTTTGAACTCTATGGCGCAGATGCCATGATCTCTTTAGGTTCTCAAGGTAAGTTAACCGCAGAATATGCCCATTCCACCAATGATTCTGACATTATGGGACTGGTAAGCGGTGAAGCTTACCGTCTAGAAGCCCAGGGAGAGATTTTTAAAGGTTTACAAGGTCGCGCCTATTATCGCCACGCCGATACAGGTTTTGCGAATAACGCCACCATTAGCTTTGTTCCTGGTCAAACTCGCTATGGCGGACAGTTAACAGGGAGAGTTACTAAAACTACAAATATTCGGGTGCAGTACGACCATGAAGATAACTTTGGGATTGCACCCCAACCATTAGATACATTTGAAGAATTATTTTCACCACGTTCAGAAGCCATCCCCGGTAGTAAAGTTGATAATTCCCTCACAACAATTTCGGCGGGGATACAACAACGCCTAGGTAAAGCTAGTATAGACGTTGATTGGATTCACCGCGATCGCCAAGACCGGATTTCGACTAACGCCTTAAATGGCTCATCAGACCAATTGCGTAGTCGTTTCACCTATCCTCTAGCCAATAACCTGACTTTCCAAGCCCAAAATGAACTTACCTTATCTTCCCAAAAAGATACAGTCTACCCAGACCGCACTATTTTAGGGTTGAATTGGGCTGTTGTATCTGGTATCAATGTTAGTCTCGCCCAACAGTTTTACAGTGGTGGTCAGTTAGCAGGAAATTCCATCACCAGCTTAAGTGTCAACGGCGAACATAAACTTGGTACAGATACAACCTTAACTGGTCGTTACTCCATTATCGGTGGGGCTAATGAAATTACTACCCAAGGTGCTTTAGGGATTAAGAATCACTGGATGATTGCTTCTGGGTTGCGGTTGAATCTGGCTTACGAACACGTCTTTGGTAACTTCTTCAACCGCACCGCCGCAGGTCAACAATTTCCCCAACCATTTGCACCTGGACAAAGTGCTTCCGCTATTGGATTTAATGGCGGTGATAGTTACAGTGTTGGCTTGGAATATTCGGATAATCCTGAGTTTCAAGCCAGTGTGCGTTATGAACATCGCACTTCCTCCGGCGGTTCTAATACCGTGATTTCCGCCGCAGCTTTAGGTAAAATATCCCCTGCGCTGACAGGTTTAGTCCGCTATCAACAAGCTAACTCAGCCAATCAAAAACTTTCGGGACTGGGTGATACAGTGAATTTGAAATTGGGTTTAGCTTACCGCGACCCCGCCAACGATAAATTTAACGCCTTGTTGCGTTATGAATATCGCCAAAACCCTGCAACTATTCCCGACACCATCCTGTTAGGTAGTGGTACAGGTTCACAAGATCATACCTTTGCCGTAGAAGCAATTTATGCACCTAATTGGCAATGGGAATTTTATGGTAAGTATGCGTTGCGTAATAGCACTTCTTATTTAGCTAATGATTTAGCGGGTACGAGTACGGTAAATCTCGGACAATTACGGGCTACCTATCGCCTCGGCTATAGTTGGGATTTAGTCGGTGAGGCGCGTGTGATTGGTCAACCTAACTATACTGAGACGGGCTTTGTGGTGGAAGCCGGTTATTATTTGAGTCCTAACCTGCGTCTAGGTGCTGGTTATGCTTTTGGTAAAGTTGATGACCGGGATTTTTCAGGAACGCGATCGGCGGGGGGGCTGTATTTGGGTGTGACGCTCAAACTTAACGAATTATTTGATGGCTTTGGATTACAGAAACCTGTAGCAGCACCCCAAAAACAATAG